In 'Nostoc azollae' 0708, the following are encoded in one genomic region:
- a CDS encoding photosystem II high light acclimation radical SAM protein, which yields MIDNRILYVRLPCNPIFPIGVIYLSDHVHKLFPNIKQRIFDLGTVPPLDYAAALDSYIDEFKPTLLVFSWRDIQIYAPVGGRGGNPLQNAFEFYYAKNPFIKLRGALGGLRIFIAYYIELWRNIGLIKRGLKRAQKYHSQGRVLVGGGAVSVFYEQLGKSLPAGTIISVGEGETLLAKFLGGQEFRDERCYVVGENEPRERLIHEQPTPLEKTACNYDYIETIWPEFNYYLQDQDFYIGIQTKRGCPHNCCYCVYTVVEGKQVRINPADEVVAEMRQLYNRGIRNFWFTDAQFIPARRYIDDAVELLQKIVDSGMTDINWAAYIRADNLTPELCDLMAKTGMNYFEIGITSGSQELVRKMRMGYNLRTVLQNCRDLKSAGFNDMVSVNYSFNVIDERPDTIRQTIAYHRELERIFGGDKVEPAIFFIGLQPHTHLEEYAFKEGILKPGYDPISLMPWTAKKLLWNPEPLGSFFGEICLQAWRRNPNDFGREVMNILEEKLGCAELETALSAPIEAKEKQRAGIMKS from the coding sequence ATGATAGACAACCGAATACTTTACGTTCGCCTTCCCTGTAACCCTATCTTTCCCATTGGGGTTATTTATCTTTCTGATCATGTCCACAAGCTGTTTCCCAACATTAAACAGCGGATTTTCGACTTAGGCACAGTCCCACCTCTAGATTATGCTGCTGCCCTAGATTCCTACATTGATGAATTTAAGCCTACACTCCTAGTCTTTTCTTGGCGGGATATTCAAATATATGCTCCAGTGGGTGGACGTGGCGGTAATCCGCTACAGAACGCCTTTGAATTCTACTATGCTAAAAACCCATTCATAAAATTGCGTGGTGCATTAGGTGGTTTGCGAATCTTCATTGCTTACTATATCGAATTATGGCGTAACATAGGACTAATTAAGCGGGGGTTAAAACGCGCCCAAAAATATCACTCTCAAGGGCGTGTACTTGTAGGTGGTGGTGCTGTCAGTGTATTTTATGAACAGTTAGGTAAAAGCCTACCAGCAGGAACAATTATTTCTGTAGGTGAAGGGGAAACCCTGTTGGCAAAATTTTTAGGTGGACAAGAGTTTCGAGATGAACGTTGCTATGTAGTGGGAGAAAATGAACCACGGGAACGCCTGATTCATGAACAACCCACACCCCTAGAAAAAACTGCTTGTAACTACGACTATATAGAAACCATCTGGCCAGAATTTAACTATTACTTGCAAGATCAGGATTTCTACATTGGTATCCAAACTAAGCGTGGTTGTCCCCACAACTGCTGTTATTGTGTTTACACTGTTGTTGAAGGTAAACAAGTACGGATTAATCCCGCTGATGAAGTCGTAGCTGAGATGCGACAATTATATAATCGTGGTATTAGAAACTTCTGGTTTACTGATGCTCAATTTATCCCTGCCCGGAGATATATTGATGATGCTGTAGAACTATTGCAGAAAATTGTCGATTCTGGCATGACTGATATCAATTGGGCAGCATATATTAGAGCAGACAACTTAACACCAGAGTTGTGTGACCTGATGGCTAAAACTGGTATGAATTATTTCGAAATCGGCATTACCAGTGGTTCTCAAGAACTTGTACGCAAAATGCGGATGGGTTACAACCTGCGAACCGTTTTACAAAATTGCCGTGATTTAAAATCAGCGGGTTTCAATGATATGGTTTCTGTCAATTACTCCTTTAACGTGATTGACGAACGTCCCGACACCATCCGCCAAACAATTGCTTATCACCGGGAACTAGAACGAATTTTTGGTGGTGATAAAGTCGAACCTGCAATTTTCTTTATTGGACTCCAACCCCATACCCACTTGGAAGAATATGCTTTTAAGGAGGGTATCCTCAAACCAGGTTATGATCCTATAAGTTTGATGCCCTGGACAGCTAAAAAACTCCTGTGGAATCCTGAACCATTGGGTTCATTCTTTGGTGAAATTTGTTTACAAGCTTGGCGACGTAACCCTAATGACTTCGGACGAGAAGTTATGAATATCTTAGAAGAAAAATTAGGTTGTGCCGAACTAGAAACAGCACTTTCTGCACCAATTGAAGCCAAAGAAAAGCAACGTGCAGGGATAATGAAATCCTGA
- a CDS encoding NAD(P)(+) transhydrogenase (Re/Si-specific) subunit beta, with the protein MSDFLPTGIQLTYLVAASLFILGLKKLGSPATARNGNLVAAVGMLLAIIATMLDQQVLNYEMILVGLSIGSVIGAVVAYKVQMTEMPQMVGLLNGLGGASSALIAVAEFSRLLGSSQPIPLHVNISMLLDVLIGGVTLTGSFLAFAKLQGLVSGTPITFPLQQPFNLFLLGTYIAGSAYLIMSPDSLPIFLAVVAVSLVLGVMFVLPIGGGDMPVVISLLNSLSGVAAAAAGFVVMNNMLIIAGALVGASGLILTEIMCKAMNRSLFSVLFSAFGSVSTATGDAVAGASNQTVRSIDPEEGAMMLGYARSVVIVPGYGMAVAQAQHSVRELADQLERMGVDIKYAIHPVAGRMPGHMNVLLAEANVAYTQLYDMDDINPQFQQADVALVIGANDVVNPAARNDTNSPIYGMPILEVDRAKQTIVIKRGMSAGFAGVDNELFYKDNTTMLFGSAKDMVAKLVSEVKQL; encoded by the coding sequence ATGAGCGACTTTTTACCCACTGGGATTCAGCTGACGTACTTAGTCGCTGCATCATTATTCATTCTAGGTTTGAAAAAACTCGGTTCACCAGCTACAGCCAGAAACGGTAATCTTGTCGCTGCGGTGGGAATGCTGTTAGCAATTATCGCAACAATGCTAGATCAGCAAGTATTAAATTACGAAATGATTTTAGTAGGTTTGTCCATTGGTTCAGTTATTGGTGCTGTTGTAGCTTACAAAGTGCAAATGACCGAAATGCCACAAATGGTGGGTTTACTCAACGGTTTGGGTGGAGCATCTTCCGCACTTATAGCAGTTGCCGAATTTTCGCGGTTATTAGGAAGTTCTCAACCTATTCCCCTTCATGTCAACATTTCCATGTTGTTGGATGTGTTAATCGGTGGTGTGACATTAACTGGAAGTTTTCTCGCTTTTGCGAAATTGCAAGGTTTAGTTAGTGGCACACCGATAACCTTTCCTTTGCAACAACCATTTAACCTCTTCCTTTTAGGTACATATATAGCCGGAAGTGCCTATTTAATCATGTCGCCGGATAGTTTACCCATCTTTTTAGCGGTGGTAGCTGTCTCCTTGGTATTGGGTGTGATGTTTGTACTACCAATTGGTGGCGGTGATATGCCCGTGGTAATCTCCCTGTTGAACTCCCTCTCAGGTGTAGCTGCTGCTGCTGCGGGTTTTGTGGTGATGAACAACATGTTAATCATCGCTGGTGCTTTGGTGGGTGCTTCTGGTTTAATCCTGACAGAGATTATGTGTAAGGCTATGAACCGGTCATTATTCAGTGTCTTATTTAGTGCCTTTGGTTCAGTGTCTACCGCTACTGGTGATGCAGTCGCTGGTGCAAGTAATCAAACAGTGCGCAGTATCGATCCGGAAGAAGGGGCAATGATGTTGGGATATGCCCGTTCTGTAGTGATTGTACCAGGATACGGTATGGCGGTTGCTCAAGCACAGCATAGCGTCCGTGAGTTGGCAGATCAACTAGAACGTATGGGTGTGGATATTAAATATGCGATTCACCCTGTTGCAGGGAGAATGCCTGGACACATGAACGTATTATTGGCTGAGGCTAATGTGGCTTATACCCAGTTGTACGACATGGATGATATTAATCCCCAGTTTCAACAAGCTGATGTAGCATTAGTGATTGGTGCTAATGATGTAGTGAATCCAGCAGCCCGTAATGATACGAATAGTCCTATTTATGGAATGCCGATTTTAGAAGTTGATCGGGCAAAGCAGACTATTGTGATTAAGCGCGGGATGAGTGCAGGTTTTGCTGGTGTTGATAATGAGTTGTTTTATAAGGATAACACAACGATGTTGTTTGGTAGTGCTAAGGATATGGTGGCTAAGTTGGTTTCGGAAGTTAAGCAGCTTTAA
- a CDS encoding pentapeptide repeat-containing protein, protein MNIEAIRSGKIKQLPGADLEEEELSQIDLSCVNLAGATLVGANFTGSKLEGAHLEGANLIGANLQETDLRANLMGANLMQANLTSADLRGSNLRGANLMGATVRDASFAGAFLSGANLMSVNLQGVDFRAADLRGANLTGANLKGADLSQADLQGTLLSKANLEEADLRGANLAGANLSGANLLCAELETANFSGVNLDRACLVGTVLEAVSYS, encoded by the coding sequence ATGAACATAGAAGCTATTAGATCAGGAAAAATCAAACAACTGCCAGGAGCAGACTTAGAAGAGGAGGAACTATCCCAAATAGATTTAAGCTGTGTCAACTTAGCCGGTGCAACCCTCGTTGGTGCTAACTTTACAGGTTCTAAACTGGAAGGTGCACATTTAGAAGGCGCGAATTTAATAGGCGCTAACCTCCAAGAAACTGACTTGCGAGCTAACCTAATGGGAGCAAACTTGATGCAGGCTAACTTAACCAGTGCGGACTTGCGGGGTAGTAATTTGCGTGGTGCTAACTTAATGGGTGCTACAGTTCGCGATGCCTCTTTCGCAGGTGCTTTCTTGAGTGGTGCTAATTTGATGAGTGTAAATTTGCAAGGTGTTGATTTTCGGGCTGCTGACTTGCGCGGTGCTAACCTCACAGGGGCAAATCTTAAAGGTGCAGACTTGAGTCAGGCTGATCTACAAGGAACTTTATTAAGTAAAGCTAATTTGGAAGAAGCTGATTTGCGGGGTGCGAACTTAGCAGGAGCAAATTTAAGTGGGGCAAACTTACTTTGTGCAGAGCTAGAAACTGCAAATTTCAGCGGTGTAAATTTAGATCGCGCTTGTTTGGTTGGTACAGTGCTTGAGGCAGTTTCTTACTCCTAA
- the clpS gene encoding ATP-dependent Clp protease adapter ClpS: MSVETIEKRSTTRKLAPQYRVLLHNDDYNSMEYVVQVLMTSVPSITQPQAVNIMMEAHNSGLALVITCAQEHAEFYCETLKGHGLSSTIEPD, from the coding sequence GTGTCAGTCGAAACCATTGAGAAGCGTTCAACAACCCGCAAGCTCGCGCCTCAGTATCGCGTTTTGCTCCATAACGACGACTACAACTCTATGGAGTATGTGGTTCAGGTGCTAATGACCAGTGTGCCGAGCATTACACAGCCCCAAGCTGTGAATATCATGATGGAAGCCCATAATAGCGGGTTAGCCTTAGTTATTACCTGCGCTCAGGAACACGCTGAGTTTTATTGTGAAACCTTAAAAGGTCATGGTTTAAGCAGCACTATTGAACCTGATTAA
- a CDS encoding CPBP family intramembrane glutamic endopeptidase — protein MIKINLYQIAQRPAPLRLGCFILVLLLLWLPLAVPIYLLVPYSNLESILTIVILYVQFIFLLKLWGKQVYQQPKILTHYGLEFSSLNGVNFVQGLAIGLISILIVFSLQGLLGWLVWEQPKVFLLKIILEGLLVGFGVGFAEELSFRGWLLDELERDYGFSLATWIDCILFAVTHFIKPLESIIHTLPQFPALVLLGLTQVWGKRLCRGRLGLPIGLHGGLVSGYYIINVGKLTKYSGVVPDWLTGVNNNPLQGILGVLFMGGLAWWMRGKALKLYD, from the coding sequence ATGATAAAAATTAATCTATATCAAATCGCTCAACGCCCTGCCCCTTTGAGGCTGGGTTGTTTTATCTTGGTTTTATTACTGCTATGGTTGCCTTTGGCTGTACCAATATACTTGCTAGTACCTTATTCTAATTTAGAAAGCATCTTGACAATCGTCATACTTTATGTTCAGTTTATCTTTTTGCTGAAGCTATGGGGAAAGCAAGTCTATCAGCAACCAAAAATATTAACTCATTATGGTTTAGAGTTTTCCAGTCTAAATGGTGTAAATTTTGTCCAAGGTTTGGCTATTGGCTTAATTAGTATTTTGATTGTATTTAGTTTACAGGGTTTGTTAGGTTGGTTGGTATGGGAACAACCGAAAGTTTTCTTATTGAAAATTATTTTAGAAGGTTTACTAGTTGGTTTCGGTGTTGGTTTTGCTGAAGAATTATCATTTCGCGGTTGGTTGTTGGATGAATTAGAAAGAGATTATGGTTTCAGTTTAGCAACTTGGATAGATTGTATCTTATTTGCTGTCACCCATTTTATTAAACCTTTAGAGTCTATTATTCATACTTTGCCACAATTTCCCGCTTTGGTATTGTTAGGGTTAACCCAGGTATGGGGTAAACGTTTATGTAGAGGAAGGTTAGGATTACCAATAGGTTTACATGGTGGTTTAGTTTCGGGTTATTACATTATTAATGTGGGAAAATTGACAAAATATTCAGGAGTAGTTCCAGACTGGTTGACAGGTGTAAATAATAATCCTTTACAGGGAATATTGGGCGTGTTATTTATGGGTGGACTAGCTTGGTGGATGAGGGGTAAAGCCTTAAAGTTGTATGATTAA
- a CDS encoding NAD(P) transhydrogenase subunit alpha, translating into MTEALLAALFVLVLASFIGFEVINKVPPTLHTPLMSGSNAISGISVIGAILAAGEKNTDLSVILGLVALILAMVNVVGGFLVTDRMLQMFKRKEVKA; encoded by the coding sequence ATGACAGAAGCATTACTCGCCGCCTTATTTGTACTCGTCTTAGCCTCTTTCATTGGCTTTGAAGTTATCAACAAAGTTCCCCCCACACTCCATACTCCCTTAATGTCGGGTTCAAACGCCATTTCAGGTATTTCCGTAATTGGTGCAATACTTGCTGCGGGGGAGAAGAACACCGATTTATCTGTAATTCTCGGTTTAGTAGCTCTAATTTTGGCAATGGTTAACGTTGTCGGTGGTTTCCTCGTTACAGATAGAATGCTACAAATGTTCAAAAGAAAGGAAGTGAAAGCATGA
- a CDS encoding Re/Si-specific NAD(P)(+) transhydrogenase subunit alpha, with translation MKIAVAKEIEVCERRVSLIPDIVAKLVKQGLEIYVESGAGDKTYFTNADYEAAGAKIISDVATLWSEADILLKVSPPQDREDGRSEIDLLKPGSVLISFLNPLGNPVIAQKLANRQITALSMELIPRTTRAQSMDALSSQASLAGYKTVLLAAAALPKYFPMLTTAAGTIAPAKVFIMGAGVAGLQAIATARRLGAVVEAFDIRPAVKEEVQSLGAKFIEVKLEEDTVAAGGYAKEISEDSKKRTQQLVATHVKNSDVVITTAQVPGRKAPILVTEEMVRAMKPGSVIVDLAAEQGGNCACTAPGKDIVWNGVTIIGPINLPSSMPVHASQLYAKNITSLMQLLIKDKALQINFGDDIVDAACITHGVEIRNQRIKEALQTATV, from the coding sequence ATGAAAATAGCAGTTGCTAAAGAAATTGAAGTTTGTGAACGTCGTGTGTCATTAATTCCTGACATTGTAGCTAAATTGGTCAAACAGGGTTTAGAAATTTATGTAGAAAGTGGTGCTGGAGACAAAACATATTTCACAAATGCAGACTATGAAGCAGCAGGTGCAAAAATTATCAGTGATGTAGCGACATTATGGAGTGAGGCGGATATATTACTGAAAGTAAGTCCTCCCCAAGATAGAGAAGATGGACGTTCAGAAATTGACTTACTCAAACCAGGATCAGTTTTAATCAGCTTTTTGAATCCCTTGGGTAATCCTGTCATAGCGCAGAAATTGGCAAATAGGCAAATTACAGCGTTAAGTATGGAATTAATCCCTCGTACTACCAGGGCGCAAAGCATGGATGCTTTATCTTCCCAAGCATCATTAGCAGGATATAAAACCGTACTGTTAGCAGCAGCAGCATTACCAAAATATTTTCCAATGTTAACCACCGCTGCTGGGACGATCGCCCCAGCCAAAGTATTTATTATGGGAGCAGGTGTAGCAGGATTGCAAGCGATCGCCACAGCCCGTAGACTAGGAGCAGTAGTAGAAGCCTTTGATATTCGCCCAGCCGTGAAAGAAGAAGTACAAAGCTTAGGCGCGAAATTCATAGAAGTCAAACTAGAAGAAGACACCGTAGCCGCAGGTGGTTATGCCAAAGAAATCTCCGAAGACAGCAAAAAACGTACCCAACAACTAGTAGCCACCCACGTCAAAAACTCAGATGTAGTAATTACCACAGCCCAAGTACCAGGGAGAAAGGCCCCCATTCTCGTGACAGAAGAAATGGTAAGAGCAATGAAACCCGGTTCTGTGATTGTGGATTTAGCTGCAGAACAGGGTGGAAACTGCGCTTGTACTGCACCAGGTAAAGACATAGTTTGGAACGGCGTAACAATTATTGGACCCATCAATCTCCCCTCATCCATGCCAGTACACGCCAGCCAACTGTATGCAAAAAACATTACCTCATTAATGCAACTACTAATCAAGGACAAAGCCTTGCAAATCAACTTTGGTGATGACATCGTAGACGCAGCTTGCATTACTCATGGTGTAGAAATTAGAAACCAACGAATCAAAGAAGCCCTACAGACAGCCACAGTTTAA
- a CDS encoding TIGR03960 family B12-binding radical SAM protein has translation MAVLVEQLITPDILKPARYLGNERLAVHKPWDEATIRWVLTYPEVYEVGASNLGHIILYNILNAQPNQLCDRAYLPGPDLGAKLRTTQTPLFAVESKRFLTEFDILGFSLSYELGATNILEMLDLAGIPLTWRERQEAEGKGQEKDKSSYPSSQSPMPLIFAGGQTATSNPEPYADFFDFIVLGDGEELLPEIGLVLAEGKQALLSREGLLLDLAQIPGVYVPQFYHMGEGGAVHPLRADVPRRILRRVATPIPAYSIGLVPYVETVHDRLTIEIRRGCTRGCRFCQPGMLTRPARDVKPDQVVEAIEAGMQATGYNEFSLLSLSCSDYLSLPAVGMEIKNRLKNENITLSLPSQRVDRFDENIANILGGTRQGSLTFAPEAGTQRMRDIINKGLTNKELLRGVKTAWEQGWDKIKLYFMIGLPGETDADVLGIAETVNWLQQECRVRGRKLLSLNLTISNFTPKPHTPFQWHSVSTSEFKRKQNLLRQEFRPIRNVKVNFTDIRLSAMEDFIGRGDRSLGKVLRRAWELGAGMDSWYDNVEQAFSAWGTAIAEAGLDWKYRQVENGELNLFSVGNGEQETENREQDIVSPITIPLSPLDIALPWDHIDTGIDKQWLYEDLKRALEAAIVPDCSFEGCSHCGVCGTDFGHNILIKPPAIPKFAGDFIPNTTKLQRLRVRFGKHGDMALVSHLDLMRLFDRVIRRAGLPVAFTGGFNPHPRISLASALSLGSTSSGEIVDFELTQPMDLGSFHEQLISQLPSDIPIYQVEEIDLKAPAANQAMQAAEYLLTLSTVGNVTTKQWQEWIEAIKITEEFLVEHITKSGKHQMINLRARLFDLELIEAYNSPTKSKAVLRYLGSCCHNGVILRPEQLLSFLEKVAKAEFHLLHIHRNRLLLEI, from the coding sequence GTGGCTGTTTTAGTTGAGCAATTAATAACACCGGATATTTTAAAACCTGCCCGTTACCTGGGTAACGAGCGTTTAGCAGTACACAAGCCTTGGGATGAGGCCACTATACGTTGGGTGTTAACTTACCCTGAAGTATATGAGGTTGGTGCATCTAATTTGGGGCATATCATTCTTTATAATATTTTGAATGCCCAACCAAATCAATTATGTGATCGCGCTTACCTCCCAGGGCCAGACTTAGGAGCAAAACTCCGCACGACCCAAACACCTTTGTTTGCGGTAGAGTCAAAACGCTTTCTAACAGAATTCGACATTTTAGGTTTTAGTCTCAGTTATGAACTAGGTGCAACCAACATCCTAGAAATGTTGGATTTGGCGGGTATTCCTTTAACATGGAGAGAGAGGCAAGAGGCAGAAGGCAAGGGGCAGGAGAAAGATAAATCTTCCTATCCATCTTCCCAGTCCCCAATGCCCTTGATTTTCGCCGGTGGGCAAACAGCAACATCTAACCCCGAACCTTACGCCGATTTTTTTGATTTTATTGTTTTGGGAGATGGGGAAGAACTACTACCAGAAATTGGCTTGGTATTAGCAGAAGGTAAACAGGCTCTTTTAAGTCGGGAAGGACTTTTACTGGACTTGGCACAAATCCCTGGTGTATATGTTCCTCAATTTTATCACATGGGAGAGGGTGGTGCAGTACATCCCCTGCGTGCTGATGTACCAAGACGCATTCTCCGCAGAGTAGCAACACCGATTCCTGCTTATTCTATTGGCTTAGTCCCCTACGTTGAAACAGTACACGATCGCCTAACAATCGAAATTCGCCGGGGTTGTACTCGTGGCTGTCGCTTCTGTCAACCAGGTATGTTGACTCGTCCAGCACGAGATGTGAAACCAGATCAGGTGGTAGAAGCAATTGAGGCGGGAATGCAGGCGACAGGTTACAATGAATTTTCTCTGTTATCTTTGAGTTGTTCTGATTATTTATCTCTGCCAGCAGTGGGGATGGAAATCAAAAATCGGTTAAAAAATGAAAATATTACCCTCTCCTTACCTTCTCAGAGGGTGGATAGATTTGATGAGAATATTGCCAATATTTTGGGTGGTACGCGCCAAGGTAGCTTGACTTTTGCACCTGAAGCGGGAACTCAACGGATGCGCGATATTATCAATAAGGGCTTGACAAATAAAGAATTATTGCGGGGAGTAAAAACAGCCTGGGAACAAGGGTGGGACAAAATCAAGCTGTATTTCATGATTGGTTTACCGGGGGAAACAGATGCTGATGTTTTGGGCATTGCGGAAACGGTAAACTGGTTACAGCAAGAATGCCGCGTTAGGGGCAGAAAATTACTTAGCTTGAATTTGACGATTTCTAATTTTACGCCCAAGCCACATACACCGTTTCAATGGCATTCGGTTTCTACATCCGAGTTTAAGCGCAAGCAAAACCTACTGCGACAAGAATTCCGACCCATTCGCAATGTGAAGGTGAATTTTACTGATATTCGCCTTTCGGCAATGGAAGACTTTATAGGCAGGGGTGATCGCTCCTTAGGTAAAGTTTTAAGACGTGCTTGGGAATTGGGTGCAGGGATGGATTCTTGGTACGACAATGTAGAACAGGCTTTTTCCGCATGGGGAACTGCAATCGCTGAAGCTGGTCTAGATTGGAAATACCGTCAAGTTGAAAATGGCGAGTTAAATCTTTTTTCTGTAGGCAACGGGGAACAGGAAACAGAGAATCGCGAACAGGATATAGTCTCACCTATCACTATTCCGCTATCACCTCTTGACATTGCCCTACCTTGGGATCATATTGATACTGGAATTGACAAACAGTGGCTATATGAGGACCTAAAACGCGCTCTAGAAGCAGCAATTGTTCCCGATTGCTCTTTTGAGGGTTGTTCTCATTGTGGTGTGTGTGGTACTGATTTCGGTCACAATATTCTTATTAAGCCACCTGCGATTCCTAAATTTGCTGGTGATTTTATTCCCAACACTACCAAGCTGCAACGTTTACGAGTGCGGTTCGGCAAACATGGTGATATGGCTTTAGTTAGTCACCTAGATTTAATGCGCTTGTTTGATAGAGTCATACGAAGAGCAGGTTTACCAGTTGCCTTTACTGGTGGATTTAATCCCCATCCCCGGATTTCTCTAGCCAGTGCTTTATCTTTGGGTAGCACCAGCAGTGGTGAAATTGTGGATTTTGAGTTAACTCAACCAATGGATTTAGGCAGTTTTCATGAGCAGTTAATCAGCCAACTACCCTCAGATATTCCCATCTACCAAGTGGAAGAGATAGATTTAAAAGCGCCCGCAGCTAACCAAGCAATGCAAGCAGCAGAATATTTGCTCACACTGTCCACGGTTGGTAATGTGACAACAAAACAATGGCAGGAGTGGATTGAAGCAATCAAAATCACAGAGGAGTTCTTGGTAGAACATATAACTAAATCAGGCAAACATCAGATGATAAATCTGCGCGCTCGCTTGTTTGA
- a CDS encoding DICT sensory domain-containing protein: MLQGSILQQLEIAHRHSTRPIHFRVYYKNTLVALCHALEDHILTEEGQPLVITAFQRGKWYLQEANRYADIAQKSREIVIIATADAVFAEHPTSQLPNVNLVGLEADDPVGQEWHLIILSPQYTAMVICQELSESDYGSCGLPTSDLERKFYGLWTFEPELVRQTADFVIAHIEKYNPELTTKLNTHKQAVQAAIISPKDVSKVVTRVVDYLQTRQNNLTIPPVLDSNLVSNEIQAFLRMAQLVDLAEINNPMAASEVVAIVETMGQLLDLPAWQIKRLRLAALLHRIDPLQRVENLLTPSASTSYEKDAPSCPLSCSLVPGAQTLRTMPRLRAVAEIITHQTEWWNGTGQPAGLAGDEIPLESRILALAASFQWQVSKQLYSETSEKDVFTQALNECRQQQSTRFDPKLIDILTLLVMGLQQGLDLPLMRTKISRGMWLLDSPWDSHSKSNEKINRYPQ; encoded by the coding sequence ATGTTACAAGGTTCAATTCTCCAACAACTAGAAATAGCCCATCGTCACAGTACAAGGCCGATTCACTTTAGGGTGTATTACAAAAATACCCTGGTCGCTTTGTGTCACGCTCTGGAAGACCACATTTTAACTGAAGAAGGTCAACCTTTAGTAATAACGGCATTCCAACGCGGTAAATGGTATCTGCAAGAGGCAAATAGATACGCAGATATTGCCCAAAAAAGCCGTGAAATTGTGATTATCGCTACTGCTGATGCTGTCTTTGCCGAACATCCTACCAGTCAGCTACCTAATGTTAATTTAGTAGGGTTAGAAGCAGATGATCCTGTGGGACAGGAGTGGCACTTGATTATTCTGTCACCCCAATACACAGCAATGGTAATTTGTCAAGAATTATCTGAAAGTGATTATGGTAGTTGTGGTTTACCGACTTCGGATTTAGAGCGTAAATTCTATGGTTTGTGGACATTTGAGCCTGAATTAGTAAGACAGACAGCAGACTTTGTGATCGCTCACATTGAAAAATATAACCCAGAACTAACCACTAAACTCAACACCCATAAACAAGCAGTTCAAGCTGCCATCATCTCACCCAAAGATGTAAGCAAAGTTGTTACCCGCGTAGTTGATTACCTGCAAACAAGACAAAATAATTTAACCATTCCCCCAGTGCTAGATAGTAACTTAGTTTCTAACGAAATCCAGGCATTTTTACGGATGGCCCAACTGGTAGATTTAGCAGAGATCAACAACCCCATGGCCGCGTCAGAAGTAGTCGCAATTGTCGAGACAATGGGGCAATTATTGGATTTACCAGCATGGCAAATTAAAAGATTGCGTCTTGCCGCGTTATTACACCGTATAGATCCACTCCAAAGAGTAGAAAACTTACTCACTCCCAGTGCATCCACAAGTTACGAAAAAGATGCCCCCAGTTGTCCTTTAAGCTGTTCCCTTGTCCCAGGAGCGCAAACACTACGGACAATGCCACGACTGCGAGCAGTTGCTGAAATTATCACCCACCAAACTGAGTGGTGGAATGGAACAGGTCAACCAGCAGGTTTAGCAGGAGACGAAATTCCCCTAGAGTCAAGAATCTTAGCATTAGCAGCAAGTTTTCAATGGCAAGTTAGCAAACAATTATACTCAGAAACAAGTGAAAAAGATGTATTTACTCAAGCCTTAAATGAGTGCAGACAGCAACAATCTACCCGTTTTGACCCTAAACTGATAGATATACTAACTTTGTTAGTGATGGGTTTACAACAGGGACTAGACTTACCCCTGATGAGAACAAAAATCAGCAGAGGTATGTGGTTACTTGATTCTCCATGGGATAGCCACAGTAAAAGCAATGAAAAGATTAATCGTTACCCCCAATGA